A genomic region of Manihot esculenta cultivar AM560-2 chromosome 15, M.esculenta_v8, whole genome shotgun sequence contains the following coding sequences:
- the LOC110601008 gene encoding pentatricopeptide repeat-containing protein At3g23020, which translates to MYVKLQLDTNSFHIFCNNRASPNVGVSVSPLEKIERIRKLREQTLLETPTGDEKRFNLIHKQDREKPVLTKRVLEKNSDRDLRITKRGGAKVSSNKRFGAKVNGLNGNGSVSKLHNRCSTKWVNYGGCIPAILHALDTIKDLDEALKPWEDTLTNKERSIILKEQSSWQRAMEIFEWFKGKGCYELNVIHYNIMIRILGKQRQWSHLERLCDEMKNRNILPINSTYGTLIDVYTKGGLKGEALVWLEKMNEQGMEPDEVTMGIVVQMYKKTGEFQKAEEFFKRWSLGESLKHRGISKASSRQENETRVNLFLSSYTYNTLIDTYGKAGQLKEASETFAEMLRKGIVPTTVTFNTMIHICGNHGQLEEVALLMQKMEELRCPPDTRTYNILISIHAKHNDINMAASYFKRMKEDQLQPDLVSYRTLLYAFSIRHMVDDAEDLVSEMDEKGLEIDEYTQSALTRMYIEAGKLEKSWLWFMRFHLVGNMTSECYSANIDAYGEHGHVVEAEKVFRCCQDQNKLTVLEFNVMIKAYGLGKNYDKACVLFDSMESYGVVPDKCSYSSLIQILASADLPDKAKHYLKKMQEAGLVSDCIQYCAVVSSFVKLGRLEMAEELYKEMISFDVKPDVIVYGVLINAFADIGSVKKAITYVDAMKRAGLPGNTVIYNSLIKLYTKVGYLREAQETYKLLQSSEAGPDAYSSNCMIDLYSEQSMVKQAEDIFESMKRKADANEFTFAMMLCMYKRLGRFEEAIKIAKHMRDLGLLTDLLSFNNVLGLYALDGRFKEAVGTFREMVGADIQPDDCTFKSLGIVLVKCGISKQAIGKLEATRKKDPNSGLQAWLVALSTIVDVDNDDENDDTADV; encoded by the coding sequence ATGTATGTGAAGCTGCAGTTAGATACCAATAGCTTCCACATATTCTGCAACAATAGGGCCTCACCAAATGTAGGAGTTTCTGTATCTCCGCTGGAAAAAATTGAACGGATCAGGAAATTGAGAGAACAAACACTCCTTGAGACACCAACTGGAGACGAGAAGAGGTTCAATTTAATTCACAAACAGGATCGTGAAAAACCTGTCTTGACCAAACGGGTTTTGGAGAAGAACTCAGATAGGGACCTCAGAATAACCAAAAGGGGTGGTGCAAAAGTTTCTAGCAATAAGAGGTTTGGGGCTAAAGTGAATGGTTTGAATGGTAATGGGTCTGTCAGCAAATTGCACAATAGGTGTTCGACGAAATGGGTAAATTATGGAGGTTGTATTCCAGCAATTTTGCATGCTTTGGATACAATTAAAGACTTGGACGAGGCATTGAAACCTTGGGAAGATACACTTACTAACAAAGAGAGGAGCATAATTTTGAAGGAGCAGTCTAGTTGGCAGAGAGCCATGGAGATTTTTGAGTGGTTTAAAGGAAAGGGTTGTTATGAGCTGAATGTGATTCATTATAATATCATGATTAGGATTCTTGGCAAACAGCGGCAATGGAGCCACCTCGAACGTTTGTGCGATGAAATGAAGAATAGAAATATTTTGCCTATCAATTCTACATATGGTACTTTGATTGATGTTTATACCAAGGGTGGCCTTAAGGGAGAGGCACTTGTTTGGCTTGAGAAGATGAATGAGCAAGGAATGGAACCTGATGAGGTAACAATGGGGATTGTCGTGCAAATGTACAAGAAGACAGGGGAGTTTCAAAAAGCCGAGGAGTTTTTCAAGAGGTGGTCATTGGGTGAATCTTTGAAGCATAGAGGAATCAGCAAAGCAAGTTCTAGACAGGAGAATGAAACACGGGTGAATCTTTTTTTGAGTTCATACACGTACAATACATTGATAGACACCTACGGCAAAGCTGGGCAGCTTAAAGAAGCATCTGAGACTTTTGCCGAGATGCTTAGGAAGGGGATTGTGCCAACTACAGTGACTTTCAATACGATGATTCACATTTGTGGTAATCATGGCCAGCTTGAAGAAGTGGCTTTACTTATGCAGAAGATGGAGGAGCTTCGATGCCCACCTGATACAAGGACATataatattcttatttctaTTCATGCCAAGCACAACGATATAAACATGGCAGCTAGCTACTTTAAAAGGATGAAGGAAGATCAGTTGCAGCCAGACCTTGTGAGTTACCGCACCCTCTTATATGCGTTCTCAATAAGGCATATGGTAGATGATGCAGAAGATTTGGTTTCAGAGATGGATGAAAAGGGTTTAGAGATTGATGAGTACACACAATCAGCTCTGACTAGAATGTATATAGAAGCTGGGAAGCTTGAGAAGTCATGGTTATGGTTCATGAGGTTTCATCTTGTAGGAAATATGACTTCTGAGTGTTATTCTGCCAACATTGATGCATATGGGGAGCATGGACATGTTGTGGAAGCTGAGAAAGTTTTTAGATGCTGCCAAGATCAAAACAAGCTTACTGTTCTTGAGTTCAATGTGATGATCAAAGCATATGGTTTAGGGAAGAACTATGATAAAGCATGTGTCTTGTTTGATAGCATGGAGAGTTATGGTGTAGTTCCAGATAAATGTAGCTATAGTTCTCTCATACAGATTTTGGCTAGTGCTGACTTGCCAGACAAAGCAAAACACTATTTGAAGAAGATGCAAGAGGCGGGACTGGTTAGTGATTGCATTCAATATTGTGCTGTGGTTTCAAGCTTTGTGAAATTAGGTAGACTGGAAATGGCAGAGGAGCTGTATAAGGAGATGATTAGCTTTGACGTGAAGCCAGATGTTATAGTTTATGGCGTGTTGATAAATGCTTTTGCTGATATCGGAAGTGTCAAAAAAGCAATCACTTATGTTGATGCAATGAAAAGAGCAGGTTTGCCTGGAAATACAGTCATATACAATTCCTTGATCAAGCTCTATACCAAAGTTGGCTACCTGAGAGAAGCACAAGAAACATACAAACTGCTACAGTCATCTGAAGCAGGTCCTGATGCATATTCTTCCAATTGTATGATAGATCTCTACAGtgaacaatctatggtcaaacAAGCTGAAGATATTTTTGAGAGCATGAAGAGAAAAGCGGATGCAAATGAATTTACTTTTGCAATGATGTTGTGCATGTACAAAAGGCTTGGGAGGTTTGAAGAAGCCATTAAAATTGCAAAACATATGAGAGACCTGGGACTTCTGACTGATTTGTTGAGCTTCAATAATGTTCTTGGGCTGTATGCGTTGGATGGCAGATTCAAAGAGGCAGTCGGAACTTTCAGGGAAATGGTAGGAGCTGACATACAACCCGATGATTGTACATTCAAATCTCTTGGAATTGTCTTAGTGAAATGTGGAATATCAAAGCAGGCCATTGGGAAGCTGGAAGCAACAAGAAAGAAGGATCCTAACAGTGGTTTGCAGGCATGGTTAGTGGCTCTCTCAACCATAGTTGATGTAGATAATGATGATGAAAATGATGACACTGCTGATGTGTGA
- the LOC110601009 gene encoding CBL-interacting serine/threonine-protein kinase 4 translates to MEPRAQPPPFPSPLPLRTTSSNIPTTLLNRYELGKLLGRGSFAKVYAARSLMDNKPVAIKIIDKTRTVDAAMEPRIICEISAMRRLQHHPNILKIHEVMATKTKIYIVVELAMGGELFSKVLQRGKLKESRARRYFQQLVSALHFCHQNGVAHRDVKPQNLLLDENGNLKVSDFGLSALAEAQNGVVLQTACGTPAFTAPEVIARQGYDGAKVDAWSCGVILFFLLSAQLPFDDTNLAAMYKKIHRREYQMPSPITKPAKSIIARLLDPNPSKRMSIQELMNHSWFLKNYEIPTQSSMFELEHAKYCKFDTSEVNAFHIISLSSGLDLSGLLEVKSKREKRFTSRETVERIVERVREVGEKLGYRIEEGKGRAIGLGKGRLLLVLEALEIAEKLLVVEVKVVGGDGAEFEEFHWGELKDGLQDVVLQWHNDSM, encoded by the coding sequence ATGGAACCACGGGCTCAGCCACCGCCTTTTCCTTCGCCTCTTCCGTTGAGAACCACCTCCTCCAACATCCCTACCACCCTTCTCAACAGGTACGAGCTCGGCAAATTACTGGGCCGCGGCAGCTTCGCTAAGGTTTACGCTGCCCGTTCTCTGATGGACAACAAGCCCGTTGCTATAAAGATTATTGACAAAACACGCACGGTGGACGCTGCCATGGAGCCCCGTATAATATGCGAGATCTCTGCCATGCGCCGCCTCCAGCACCATCCGAATATTCTTAAAATCCATGAAGTGATGGCCACCAAGACCAAAATCTACATAGTCGTGGAGCTTGCCATGGGTGGCGAGCTCTTCTCCAAGGTTCTCCAGCGTGGTAAACTCAAGGAATCTAGGGCCCGCCGGTACTTTCAACAGCTCGTGTCTGCTCTCCACTTCTGCCACCAGAACGGCGTCGCTCACCGCGATGTCAAGCCTCAGAATCTCCTCCTTGACGAGAATGGTAATCTAAAAGTATCAGATTTCGGTCTCTCGGCCTTGGCCGAGGCGCAAAATGGCGTTGTCCTTCAGACGGCTTGTGGGACCCCAGCTTTCACCGCGCCGGAGGTGATAGCACGGCAGGGCTATGATGGTGCGAAAGTGGACGCGTGGTCTTGCGGTGTCATTCTCTTCTTTTTACTATCAGCACAATTGCCCTTTGATGATACGAATCTTGCAGCCATGTACAAGAAAATTCATCGAAGAGAATACCAAATGCCTTCTCCTATCACAAAACCAGCTAAATCGATTATAGCCCGGCTTCTTGACCCGAATCCCTCTAAAAGAATGAGCATACAAGAACTAATGAACCATTCTTGGTTCCTGAAGAATTATGAAATACCAACTCAGAGTAGCATGTTCGAATTAGAACATGCAAAATATTGTAAATTTGATACTTCAGAAGTTAATGCATTTCATATAATATCTTTATCTTCGGGGTTGGATCTATCCGGCCTCCTTGAGGTTAAAAGTAAAAGAGAGAAGAGGTTTACTTCAAGGGAGACGGTGGAGAGAATAGTGGAGAGAGTAAGagaggttggagaaaaattAGGATATAGAATTGAGGAAGGAAAGGGTAGGGCAATTGGATTGGGCAAGGGGAGGTTGCTTCTGGTATTGGAGGCGTTGGAAATAGCAGAGAAGCTATTGGTGGTGGAAGTGAAGGTGGTGGGGGGTGATGGGGCGGAGTTTGAGGAATTTCATTGGGGGGAGTTGAAGGATGGGCTTCAAGATGTTGTTCTTCAATGGCATAATGATTCTATGTGA